A segment of the Aureliella helgolandensis genome:
GACGTCGCCACACCACAGACGCCCGGTTTTCGAATCAAACGAAATCCGCCATGGGTTGCGCAGCCCGTAAGCGTAGATTTCAGGCCGCGTGCCTGCCACGTTGACCAGCGGGTTGTCACGAGGAATCCCATAGGCCAGATCGCCAGATTTGGTATCGACGTCAATGCGGATGACGGATCCCAGCAGAGTGCTTCGATCTTGGCCATTCGCATTGGGATCATTCCGCAGTCCGCCATCACCGAAGGCAACGTACAAGAACCCGTCGTGACCAAATTCCATGGACCCGCCATTATGGTTCTTGAATGGCTGCGGGACTTCGAGCAGCACCTCTTCCGAAGCGGGATCCGCTTGATTGGGATTGTCTTTACTAACGCGAAAGCGCGAGATCACGGAGCGATCATCGTCCTGCGCGGTGTAGCACACGAAGAACTGGCCATTGTCGACGAACTGCGGATGCAGAGCGAGTCCGAGGAGCCCCTGTTCGTTGGCACCAGGACCATTCCATTGGGAAACTTTATCCTGCAGATCTAAGAACAAGCTGGCTTGTTCAGTATCGCGGTTGTTTTCAAAGGTGTAGATCGTACCGCGTTGGGCAACCGCAAATAGACGCTTGCTGTCTCCCTTGGCGAAGGTAAGTTCCATGATGCGCAACTTGCGGACATTTCCACCGTCATCAATGGACTCCACACCCTCCCACTTAAGTTTCGGGAAAGCCAGCTCCCCCTTCAGCTTCAACGTTCCATCGATAGGTTGCTGGACCTTTCCATCATCGGGCAACTCCCGAATTTTAATACTGCGGTAAGAGACCAGGTTGCCATGGTCTTGCAGACAGAGATGTCCCTTGCCGGCGGCTCCAAACCCGGGGTAAGCTGCAAACTTGCTCTTCGCAACTAACTCCTTCCACTTATCATCCCCCAAGTTGAAGGTGAAGTAGCGTGTGCCATTCATATCGACTTCGCACTGATTGGCTGCGATGCGTAGATACAACTGATTCCATTCTCCCGCCGGACGCGTAGCATCCAGAGGTTCGCCCCCGCGCGATGCCGCTCCTGGCTTGTACATTTGGTAGAGCCAGCCAGCCTTCTGTGGATCATGGCCAGCAACATTGTCTTGCACCTGAATTTCAGGTCCACTTTGCCAAGGGGTATCATTCTCTTCGGTAACATGGAACATCAAGCCACTGTTGCCACCTTCGGAAATTTTGTATTCCAAAGACAGCTCAAAATACTTGAACTCCTTGTCGGTGATGATGTCGCCGGCGCCTTTGCCTTCACGCACCAATGCTCCGTCCACGACTTTCCAACCGTCCGAAACCTTGTCCTGCTTATAATTTCGCCAGCCATCTGTCGTTTTCCCGTCGAACAGCAATGTCCAACCACTCAGCGATTCAGGGCGAGTTAATGCGTTGGCAGGCGACTCTGCTTGAACGGTAGAGCCAGCCAGACTGAAGGCCCCTAACAGGCCGAGCAGGCTAAATAAAAGACGCGGTTTCTTTCGGAGCATGGATGATTTTCCTATCGGAGCTATGGGATGGATGGGCATTGAATGCAAGTTCTAAGGCAAGCCCAAGTCGCCTGCAATAAACAGCCCAGCATGATAACATGACATAGAGGTGCGATGGATCGAATCGCACGAGAAACCAGCAAAACGAAAGCATCTCCACCGCACGTCGAGCACCCCATGAGCACGCCTCCCCCCCACACTCCACTCGGTCCCCAACCAGGTGGTATCGCGCGCCGCCGGCGCAGGTGGCTTGCGTTACTCGCTGCCCTGATTGGTTTGGGGATCGCCTTAGGCCTAGCCGAAATTGGATTGAGAGTCTACGTGGCCAGCCGTGGTTGGACAGCAAATTGCTACGCAACTGGACTGGTATTTTTCGTCCCGCATCCTCAAGCAGGCTACACTCTGCGCCGCAATTTGCGACTGCGATCGACGACCTACGATGTCCACACCAACTCGCTCGGGCTGCGGGGACCTGAAATTGAAGTTCCCAAACCGCATGGCACCTTAAGAATTGCCGTATTGGGCGGATCGAGCGTGTTCGGTTACCTAGCCGGAAGGAACGAGGATTCATGCCGGATCCTGGAAGCGGAACTCAACGCGCCCACTCCACCGAGCATCCACGCCACTCCAAGCACTGACGCCAACACGACAACCGGTGCTCATCCTGCGAAACGTTTCGAAGTCCTGAATGCGGGAGTCCCAGGCTACAACATGCACCAGTGCTTGCAGCGGTTTGAAACGGAAATCGCTCCGCTCGCGCCCGACTGGGTACTGCTCTACCTGGGCTGGAACGACTCTGAATTCGCGATCCGGGAGACCGAGAGCCTCCAAGCGAAAACACCCGCCGCCCCCCCATGGTCTCAGCGCGCGCTGTCGCACAGCGTGCTGTACGGGCTACTGCGATTCCGCCTATTCCCGGCGGCGCGCCCCAAATTCGCCCCGCCTGCAGGCGCAGAGACACGCATCACCGCACAGGGAGAAGCAGGCTTCCAACGGGACCTACGGGCCCTGATCCAAAGCGTTCGCGAGCAGGGGGCAACTCCGATCCTGAGCACCCAACTGATGGCAGCTCGAGCAGAGTGCGACAATGGGGCCACGCATTTTCTAGGCAACTCTCCCGAGCAAATTGCGGCCAATCAAAGAATTGCACAATGGATCACTCAGACCATACGCGATGCAGCCAGTGAGACCCAGACACCTCTCATCGACGTCTCCCAGCTCCTAACATGCAATCCGGACTATCTGGGCGATGCAATCCACTTAACGGCCGAAGGACATCGCGCTGTTGCCCAAGCATGGCTGGACGGCTTGAAACCACTCCTCTCCAATGTTAACGGTCCCGCGAACAACGACTCGCTCCAGACTTCAGAACTTTGACCCCCAGTTCGTCATCCTGGCCGGTGCGCGTCGGTGCCAGCCAATTGTTGCCAGCCCACTGCCAACCAATTCGCTAAATTACACAGGCTAGCCGTTAGCACGCTGGCTGGAGCCGCGCAGACCAAGTGCTTGCTGAGGCGATTCGGGCCGACGTCATCATGCGCCCCAAGTGTGCGTCGAATCGCCTGCACTCAGGTGCATTCACTCGGGCTTCTGATACTCGGTCTTCTGGCAGGCCACCGCAAGGATTCGCGATGGAGCGAGCGGCAGAGCAAGACTCCCGTGGCTGGAACGGGCAAATCTCAGTCTCAGCGCGATAGAACCTGTCGCCGGACGACTTCAACAACACTAGGTTTCAGCGATACGGTATTTCTTGGGCACTGTTATTTCTTGGGCACTGTTATTTCTTGAGCACTGTATTTCTTGAGCACTGTGTGGATCGAATCCGTCTTCAGGCTGCCTTCTAGGGCATATTCCAGTGGCAGTGCCAAGCGTGGTTTATCCTGCCGACCATTTCTGCTACGATGTAACCGCGATTTTATTCGAGGCGTTCATTTACTGGGGACGTCCATGGAACGGCGCACTTGTCAGTAGAACGGTTAACTGCCCCTTTGGAGATAGAGTGTCTATTTGCCAACCCGGCAAATTGAGCTGCAGCAAATGGGTTTTTAGCCCGCTTTGGATTTTGCTGTTCAGTCTTTGGTTTCAGGCCTCGCCTGTCTACGGGCAAGATCCGTCGGCCCCTTCTCTCGAGGCACCACTCGCTTCAGCTCTAGCGGTCCCGGAAATTGAGTTCGACCAACGGCAATTCCCGCTGGTACGCGAGGGCTATCTCTCGCTGAAGTGGCAGCCCGTAGAGTCAGCTACGACCTATGCAGTCATTGATGACGAGCAGCGTGAGGTCTATCGAGGAGTTTGGAATAGCGCCTTCCTCTCGGGCTTAGGCGATGGCGAATATGCCTTCCATGTCGAAGCCTACGACGCAGCGGGCGGGCGACTGGCGCAAACTTCGGTTCCAGCTCAAGTGAAGGTGGAACACTGGCCTTTGGCCCAAGCGATGACACTGTTTGCCATCGGCTTGATCCTATTTGTGCTCCTGCTAGTGGTCATCGCCGGCGGAGCAACCCTCGGCAAGCGGTCCCAGGTTGCCCACGACGAAAGAATGCGATGATACCACTTGCTGCTGGCCAGATTCTGAGCCAAGAAGCAGGCTATATTTTGCTGGCACTATTCAGCGTCCTGTGGGTAGGACTCGGGTTGTGGTGGGGCCGACGCGCCACCTCCTACGATGGGTTTTCCGTCGCCGGTCGCAACGTCGGATTGGCCTTGGCCACTGCAACCACTGTTGCGACTTGGATTACGTCGAACACCACGATGCTGGCGCCGCAATTTGCACTGCAACTAGGTGTCTGGGGGGCTCTCGCCTATTCGACCGCCAGCTTCGGCCTGTTCGCCTTTGCCCCGATGAGTGCCCGAATCCGCCAATTGATGCCGAACGGCTACACGGCGGTCGAATTTGTTAGGCGTCGCTACGGAACACCTGGCGCGATTCCCTTCTTGCTTATCTCCCTGTTCTACGCATTGACCTGGCTGATCTCCATGTCGATGGCTGGCGGCAAACTGCTCAACATCCTCTCCGGGATTCCCTATCCGATTGGGATGAGTGTCGTGATTTGCGTGTGCGTGCTGTACACCTTGTGCGGTGGCATGTTTGCTGTGATCGGAACCGATTTCATTCAAAGCGTGATTATTCTGATCGGCCTGGTAGTCGTCGGTGTTGCTGTACTGACACAAGTGAACATCCCTGAGATACACGAGAATCTCAGGACCGAACGCCCCATGTTGCTCGCTGTCCTGTTTCCTGCTGCATTGATGGCCCTGTTCAACAATTTACTGTTCGGAATAGGGGAGATATTTCATAGTAATGTATGGTGGAGCCGTGCGTTTGCGATGCGTGAAGGGGTTGGCCCCAAAGCCTATGTGCTGGGGGGATTGATCTGGTTGCCCGTCCCAATCGTGGCCGGTTTCCTAGGCTTGGCAGCCCCCGCATTGGGCATTGGCATCAGCCAACCCGATACCGTTGGACCGTTGGTCGCGGCCACCCTGCTCGGCTACGGCGGGGCAGTGCTCGTGTTCATCGTGGTGTTTTGCTCCTTGGCATCCAGCATTGATAGTCTTCTGGCCGCGACAAGCGACTTGATGGTGAACGACATTCTCGAGCCGCTCGCCGCCACGTCGCTCTCCGATGCGAGCAAACGCCGTTGGTCGACCTACAGTATTATCCTGCTGGGAGCCGTGGCCTGGAGCTGCGCACTACCCAATGTCGGTTCCCTAGCAACCGTTCTCTTTCTAGCAGGCCCGATGGTGGGAAGCTGTATTTGGCCAATTGTAGGGGGCTTATATTTCCGCCGCGCAGGCCCCATCGCCGCCTCGGCATCCATGCTGCTGGGTAGCCTCGCTGGCTTGATCGCCTATTATGGAATTGG
Coding sequences within it:
- a CDS encoding family 16 glycoside hydrolase, with the protein product MLRKKPRLLFSLLGLLGAFSLAGSTVQAESPANALTRPESLSGWTLLFDGKTTDGWRNYKQDKVSDGWKVVDGALVREGKGAGDIITDKEFKYFELSLEYKISEGGNSGLMFHVTEENDTPWQSGPEIQVQDNVAGHDPQKAGWLYQMYKPGAASRGGEPLDATRPAGEWNQLYLRIAANQCEVDMNGTRYFTFNLGDDKWKELVAKSKFAAYPGFGAAGKGHLCLQDHGNLVSYRSIKIRELPDDGKVQQPIDGTLKLKGELAFPKLKWEGVESIDDGGNVRKLRIMELTFAKGDSKRLFAVAQRGTIYTFENNRDTEQASLFLDLQDKVSQWNGPGANEQGLLGLALHPQFVDNGQFFVCYTAQDDDRSVISRFRVSKDNPNQADPASEEVLLEVPQPFKNHNGGSMEFGHDGFLYVAFGDGGLRNDPNANGQDRSTLLGSVIRIDVDTKSGDLAYGIPRDNPLVNVAGTRPEIYAYGLRNPWRISFDSKTGRLWCGDVGQELWEEVNVLEKGGNYGWSNREGTHPFGNRPEVDGVSQPIEPVWEYDHSVGKSITGGRVYNAARLPDLQGKYIYADYVSGGVWALTYDAKTGTASRNEQVIAGGIPVLAFGEDPSGEVYYFIDSARGECIYRFAAAE
- a CDS encoding SGNH/GDSL hydrolase family protein; protein product: MDRIARETSKTKASPPHVEHPMSTPPPHTPLGPQPGGIARRRRRWLALLAALIGLGIALGLAEIGLRVYVASRGWTANCYATGLVFFVPHPQAGYTLRRNLRLRSTTYDVHTNSLGLRGPEIEVPKPHGTLRIAVLGGSSVFGYLAGRNEDSCRILEAELNAPTPPSIHATPSTDANTTTGAHPAKRFEVLNAGVPGYNMHQCLQRFETEIAPLAPDWVLLYLGWNDSEFAIRETESLQAKTPAAPPWSQRALSHSVLYGLLRFRLFPAARPKFAPPAGAETRITAQGEAGFQRDLRALIQSVREQGATPILSTQLMAARAECDNGATHFLGNSPEQIAANQRIAQWITQTIRDAASETQTPLIDVSQLLTCNPDYLGDAIHLTAEGHRAVAQAWLDGLKPLLSNVNGPANNDSLQTSEL
- a CDS encoding sodium:solute symporter family transporter → MIPLAAGQILSQEAGYILLALFSVLWVGLGLWWGRRATSYDGFSVAGRNVGLALATATTVATWITSNTTMLAPQFALQLGVWGALAYSTASFGLFAFAPMSARIRQLMPNGYTAVEFVRRRYGTPGAIPFLLISLFYALTWLISMSMAGGKLLNILSGIPYPIGMSVVICVCVLYTLCGGMFAVIGTDFIQSVIILIGLVVVGVAVLTQVNIPEIHENLRTERPMLLAVLFPAALMALFNNLLFGIGEIFHSNVWWSRAFAMREGVGPKAYVLGGLIWLPVPIVAGFLGLAAPALGIGISQPDTVGPLVAATLLGYGGAVLVFIVVFCSLASSIDSLLAATSDLMVNDILEPLAATSLSDASKRRWSTYSIILLGAVAWSCALPNVGSLATVLFLAGPMVGSCIWPIVGGLYFRRAGPIAASASMLLGSLAGLIAYYGIGWFVGSLVGAAVSGIVFALGCFLFPAQFDFLTLSQSPETSAEEPQRELT